The following proteins come from a genomic window of Acomys russatus chromosome 17, mAcoRus1.1, whole genome shotgun sequence:
- the Gpihbp1 gene encoding glycosylphosphatidylinositol-anchored high density lipoprotein-binding protein 1 translates to MKPLSAVLLILLLIGQPGSRWAREEGGAVNLGPERDIFGDDDDDDDNDDDDEEEEEEETNMIPGSRDRVPLQCYFCQVLHTGENCNQIQNCSHSEAFCTTLISHSNTDKGLLVTHSMWCADTCRPIIKTVEGTQVTQTCCQSTLCNILPWQSPQIQNPLGGRANRPLDGGARHPQGGSAGSPLDGGARHPQGGRVDQPQVVKAARPRPRSDGASLPKGGKANWPQGSGAGCPSGWTKFGNTALLLSFLTSLWASGA, encoded by the exons ATGAAACCTCTCAGCGCTGTCCTCCTGATATTGCTACTAATTGGACAGCCAG GGAGCAGGTGGGCACGAGAAGAAGGTGGCGCTGTGAACTTGGGGCCAGAGAGAGACATCTTCggtgacgacgacgacgatgatgataatGACGACGATgacgaggaagaggaagaagaggagaccaACATGATCCCTGGAAGCAGGGACAGAG TGCCCCTACAGTGCTACTTCTGCCAGGTGCTTCACACTGGGGAGAACTGCAACCAGATACAGAACTGCTCCCACAGCGAGGCTTTCTGCACCACACTCATCTCCCATAGCAACACTG acaaaGGTCTCCTGGTTACCCACTCCATGTGGTGTGCTGACACCTGCCGACCCATCATCAAGACAGTGGAAGGCACCCAGGTGACCCAGACCTGTTGCCAGTCCACACTGTGCAATATTCTACCTTGGCAGAGCCCCCAAATCCAGAACCCTCTGGGTGGCCGGGCAAACAGACCCCTGGATGGTGGGGCCAGACATCCTCAAGGTGGCAGTGCAGGCAGCCCTCTGGATGGTGGGGCCAGACATCCTCAAGGTGGCAGAGTTGACCAGCCCCAGGTTGTCAAGGCTGCCCGTCCTCGTCCTCGGAGTGATGGGGCTAGCTTACCCAAGGGTGGCAAGGCTAATTGGCCCCAGGGTAGTGGGGCAGGATGCCCTTCAGGCTGGACCAAATTTGGTAATACAGCCCTCCTGCTCAGCTTCCTCACTAGTCTATGGGCATCGGGGGCCTGA